One region of Labrus mixtus chromosome 1, fLabMix1.1, whole genome shotgun sequence genomic DNA includes:
- the LOC132975199 gene encoding secretory carrier-associated membrane protein 5-like — translation MAEPNFPPLPGFIPMKPCFYQDFEEIPEQHRSMCKKMYHLWMLNSATLAVNLIGCFAWMFGGGGVTNFGLAIIWLLMFTPCSYVCWFRAIYKAFKTDSSFNFMQFFFVFMAQVGISIIQCIGIPGWGVCGWLATISFFSYNILIALIMLVPTIMFTAVASLSFIALTRIHNYYRGSGASMSKAQEEWATGAWKNPHVQQAAMGAASGAMQEQYSSPQYNENQM, via the exons ATGGCGG AGCCGAACTTCCCCCCACTGCCGGGCTTCATCCCCATGAAGCCATGCTTCTACCAGGACTTTGAGGAGATCCCTGAACAGCACCGCAGCATGTGCAAGAAAATGTACCACCTGTGGATGT tgaaTAGTGCTACTCTTGCGGTGAATCTTATTGGCTGCTTTGCCTGGATGTTTGGTGGTGGAGGTGTGACCAACTTTGGGCTGGCTATCATCTGGCTGCTCATGTTCACTCCCTGCTCCTACGTGTGTTGGTTTAGAGCCATCTACAAGGCCTTCAA gACTGACAGCTCCTTCAACTTCATGCAGTTCTTTTTTGTGTTCATGGCCCAAGTTGGCATCAGCATCATCCAATGCATCGGCATCCCTGGCTGGGGAGTGTG TGGTTGGTTGGCTACGATCTCCTTCTTCAGCTATAATATTTTGATCGCTCTCATCATGTTGGTCCCTACCATCATGTTCACTGCAGTGGCTTCTCTGTCCTTCATCGCTCTCACCAGG ATCCATAATTACTACCGTGGCAGCGGGGCCAGCATGTCCAAAGCTCAGGAGGAGTGGGCAACAGGAGCCTGGAAGAACCCACACGTCCAGCAGGCGGCCATGGGTGCAGCTTCCGGGGCCATGCAGGAGCAATACTCCAGCCCTCAATACAACGAAAACCAGATGTAG